From one Streptococcus pneumoniae genomic stretch:
- a CDS encoding ISL3 family transposase, which produces MERLNNTTNLIGIKDKNITITSAYKVKSHILLQATLDYPAPPCPHCQGKMIKYDFQRESSIPILDLQGFPTLLKLRKRRFKCKCCLRVSVSQTPLVKKHHQISQPVWDKITQLHTEKLTNSDIARKLHISVSVVQRKLNQFSFKEQFSQLPKILSWDEFSRNKGKLAFIAQDFQTKKIITILENNRQTTIKNYFLKYTREMRENVKIVTVDMSGNYIPIIKFLFPKAKIVLDRFHIIQHLSRAMMATRIAIMKNHDRGSLPYRAMKHHWRILQKDSRKLSNKLFYSRTFRQTLTPREVVQKTLDLSEELRHYYDLYQLLMFHFQEKNSEAFFGLIEDYLPTVNSTFRTVFTTFLKYRQYITNALELPYSNAKLEATNKLIKDIKRQAFGFRNFKNFKTKILIALNIQKERTNLILSRMG; this is translated from the coding sequence ATGGAACGACTTAATAATACCACAAATCTTATCGGAATTAAAGATAAAAATATCACCATCACTTCTGCTTACAAGGTTAAATCCCATATCCTCCTTCAAGCAACCTTAGATTATCCTGCTCCTCCTTGTCCTCACTGCCAAGGAAAGATGATAAAGTATGACTTCCAACGAGAATCCTCTATTCCTATTCTCGATCTTCAAGGATTTCCTACTCTTCTAAAACTGAGAAAACGCCGCTTTAAATGCAAGTGTTGTCTACGTGTATCTGTTTCTCAAACGCCTCTCGTCAAGAAACATCATCAAATTTCTCAACCTGTCTGGGATAAAATCACTCAACTACATACGGAAAAACTAACGAACTCTGATATTGCTAGAAAACTTCATATCTCTGTCTCTGTTGTACAGAGAAAACTGAATCAATTCTCCTTCAAGGAACAGTTCTCACAATTACCTAAAATCCTCTCTTGGGATGAATTCTCACGCAATAAGGGGAAGCTGGCATTTATCGCTCAGGATTTTCAAACCAAAAAGATTATCACTATTCTTGAGAACAATCGGCAAACAACCATTAAAAACTACTTCCTCAAATACACGAGAGAGATGAGAGAAAACGTCAAAATCGTAACTGTAGATATGTCTGGTAACTACATTCCTATCATTAAATTCTTATTCCCGAAAGCAAAGATTGTTCTGGATCGTTTTCATATTATTCAGCACCTGAGCCGAGCTATGATGGCTACTCGGATTGCCATTATGAAGAACCATGACAGGGGCTCCCTTCCTTATCGAGCTATGAAACATCATTGGAGAATCCTCCAAAAGGACAGCCGAAAACTCTCTAACAAACTCTTTTATTCTCGAACCTTTAGGCAAACCTTAACCCCTAGAGAAGTAGTTCAAAAAACCTTAGACTTGTCAGAGGAACTAAGGCACTATTATGACCTTTATCAACTCTTGATGTTCCATTTTCAAGAGAAGAACAGTGAGGCTTTCTTCGGACTGATAGAAGACTATTTACCTACTGTGAATTCTACTTTCAGAACAGTCTTTACAACCTTTCTCAAATACAGACAATACATTACCAATGCACTTGAATTACCTTATTCAAACGCTAAGCTAGAAGCTACTAACAAACTTATCAAAGACATCAAACGACAAGCTTTCGGTTTCCGAAACTTCAAAAACTTTAAAACAAAAATTCTCATCGCTTTAAATATACAAAAAGAGAGAACCAATCTGATTCTCTCTCGTATGGGATAA
- the mnmE gene encoding tRNA uridine-5-carboxymethylaminomethyl(34) synthesis GTPase MnmE: protein MITKEFDTIVAISTPLGEGAIGIVRLSGTDSFKIAQKMFKGKDLESVPSHSLNYGHIVDTRTHQVLDEVMVGAMRSPKTFTREDVIEINTHGGIAVTNEILQLAIREGARMAEPGEFTKRAFLNGRVDLTQAEAIMDLIRAKTDKAMNIAVKQLDGSLSTLINDTRQEILNTLAQVEVNIDYPEYDDVEELTTKLLREKTADFEGLLRSLLATAKRGKILREGISTAIIGRPNVGKSSLLNNLLREDKAIVTDIEGTTRDVIEEYVNIKGVPLKLIDTAGIRETDDVVEKIGVERSRKALQEADLVLLVLNASEPLTVQDRQLLEISEASNRIVLLNKMDLESQIEREELPEDVIEISVLKNQNIDQIEEKINALFFENAGLVEQDATYLSNARHISLIEQAIESLEAVNQGLDMGMPVDLVQVDLTRTWEILGEITGDAAPDELITQLFSQFCLGK from the coding sequence ATGATTACGAAAGAATTTGACACGATTGTCGCCATTTCGACGCCACTGGGAGAGGGGGCGATTGGGATTGTGCGCTTGTCTGGGACAGATAGTTTTAAGATTGCCCAAAAGATGTTTAAAGGTAAGGATTTGGAGAGCGTTCCTAGTCATTCTTTGAATTATGGGCATATTGTCGATACTCGAACTCATCAGGTTTTAGATGAAGTCATGGTGGGAGCGATGCGTTCTCCTAAGACCTTTACGCGTGAGGATGTGATTGAGATCAATACGCACGGTGGTATTGCCGTGACCAATGAAATCCTGCAGTTGGCGATTCGTGAGGGTGCCAGGATGGCAGAGCCAGGTGAGTTTACCAAGCGTGCCTTTTTAAATGGTCGTGTGGATTTAACGCAGGCTGAGGCGATTATGGACTTGATTCGTGCAAAGACTGATAAGGCGATGAATATTGCGGTTAAGCAGCTAGACGGCTCCTTATCTACCCTCATCAATGATACACGGCAGGAGATTTTAAATACCTTGGCGCAGGTTGAGGTCAATATCGACTATCCTGAGTATGATGATGTGGAAGAATTGACCACCAAGCTCTTACGGGAAAAGACAGCAGATTTTGAAGGGCTCTTGCGGAGTTTACTAGCCACGGCGAAGCGTGGAAAAATCTTGCGTGAAGGGATCTCGACAGCCATTATCGGTCGTCCTAATGTTGGAAAATCCAGTCTGTTAAACAATCTCTTGCGAGAAGACAAGGCGATTGTCACAGATATTGAAGGAACAACACGTGATGTGATTGAAGAATATGTCAATATCAAAGGTGTTCCGCTCAAGTTGATTGATACAGCAGGGATTCGTGAGACTGACGATGTGGTGGAAAAGATAGGAGTGGAGCGCTCGAGAAAAGCTCTTCAAGAGGCAGATTTGGTACTTTTGGTCTTAAATGCTAGTGAGCCATTGACAGTACAAGACAGGCAGCTTCTTGAGATTAGCGAGGCTAGCAATCGTATTGTCTTGCTCAATAAGATGGACTTAGAAAGTCAGATCGAGCGAGAAGAATTACCAGAGGATGTGATTGAGATTTCGGTGCTTAAGAACCAAAATATTGACCAAATCGAGGAAAAAATCAACGCTCTTTTCTTTGAAAATGCTGGTTTAGTAGAGCAGGATGCGACTTACTTGTCTAATGCTCGTCATATTTCCTTGATTGAGCAGGCGATTGAGAGTTTAGAAGCGGTTAATCAAGGGCTTGATATGGGCATGCCTGTTGATTTGGTGCAGGTGGATTTGACTAGAACATGGGAAATTTTAGGAGAAATCACAGGGGACGCAGCACCAGATGAGTTGATTACCCAGCTCTTTAGTCAATTTTGCCTTGGAAAATAA
- the rnc gene encoding ribonuclease III: MKALQHTLEERLGISFQDVSLLETAFTHTSYANEHRLLKISHNERLEFLGDAVLQLLISEYLYHAYPHKPEGDLSKLRSMIVREESLAGFARDCQFDTFIKLGKGEEKSGGRNRNTILGDLFEAFLGALLLDKGVEAVKAFLYQVVIPKVESGDFEQVTDYKTKLQELLQVNGDVDIHYQVTKEFGPAHAKEFEVAVLVNQKKVGQGQGRSKKMAEQEAARNAVEKGLGGCS; this comes from the coding sequence ATGAAAGCACTACAACATACACTAGAGGAGCGACTTGGGATTTCTTTTCAAGATGTGAGTTTGCTTGAAACAGCCTTTACCCATACCAGCTACGCCAATGAACACCGCCTCTTAAAAATTTCACACAATGAACGCTTGGAATTTTTAGGAGACGCTGTTCTGCAACTCTTGATTTCAGAATATCTTTACCATGCCTATCCGCATAAGCCTGAGGGTGATTTGTCGAAGCTCCGCTCGATGATTGTGCGTGAGGAGAGCTTGGCAGGATTTGCAAGGGATTGTCAGTTTGATACGTTTATCAAGCTAGGCAAGGGCGAAGAGAAATCTGGCGGTCGAAATCGCAATACGATTTTGGGCGATTTGTTTGAAGCCTTTTTGGGAGCCTTGTTATTGGATAAGGGAGTGGAGGCTGTCAAGGCTTTTCTCTACCAAGTGGTCATTCCAAAGGTCGAGTCAGGGGATTTTGAGCAGGTGACGGATTACAAGACCAAGCTCCAAGAGCTGTTACAGGTCAATGGAGATGTCGATATTCACTATCAAGTGACCAAGGAATTTGGTCCAGCTCATGCTAAGGAATTTGAAGTAGCAGTCTTGGTCAATCAGAAAAAAGTCGGTCAAGGTCAAGGGCGCTCAAAGAAAATGGCTGAGCAGGAAGCTGCCCGAAATGCAGTCGAGAAAGGATTGGGCGGATGTTCTTAA
- the smc gene encoding chromosome segregation protein SMC produces MFLKEIEIQGFKSFADKTKVVFDRGVTAVVGPNGSGKSNITESLRWALGESSVKSLRGGKMPDVIFAGTENRKPLNYASVTVVLDNQDQFIKDAASEIRVERHIYRNGDSEYKIDGKKVRLRDIHDLFMDTGLGRDSFSIISQGKVEEIFNSKPEERRAIFEEAAGVLKYKTRRKETEAKLTQTQDNLDRLEDIIYELDSQVKPLEKQAETAQRFLDLDGQRKALYLDVLIAQIKDYKERHQAVEEELVKLQEDLAQYYQKRENLEEENQRLKAERQQLQAKIADDQASLLELTRLISDLKRQIEVAELESSQAATNRKELEERLAALAEKEEHTKKARREKEERLASIRQDLTDVKAKLVQLEAEKATFSENPDQIIEQLRERFVTLMQEEAEVSNSLTALSSQMEHDLKESASKQDEWRQLQDSLKKAQSEEKTATEDLATATDALQKLLADYKEQLQTLEQKKVLYQKEQQAMFDQMDALKGKQARLNSLEAILKNHSNFYAGVKSVLQEKERLGGIIGAVSEHLTFDRRYQTALEIAMGASSQHIIVEDELGATRAIDFLKKNRAGRATFLPLTTIKPRSLAEHQEMKIRSSQGFLGLASELVSFEERLSSIFQNLLGTTAIFDTIEHAKAAAAQVHYQVRMVTLDGTELRTGGSYAGGANRNQQTIFIKPEMDALQAEIEIAQKQLADKEQAVESLHIALTQATDLLETIKSSGEEARLAEQKSKMAYEQARQQVEELTTLLGLREKDLRPDRAQDLACDKEKLERRLQEIQTEKTAIETNIQQVKTDKHAVEERLEKLEQALSSVRIEIADLRSQERYEEADLARLDEDLASYQGDKDSLTHALKEREKGNLKIDIAVLAEQLETAQQEEIAIKQRTIRLGFEREDLEGQLEDLGARFEQIRSQNDSFIRAQAKSEAEKEKVVEQLRRLHTSLNEDYAQSFEEANQVARHLDNLEAAVQEVKDLEGQIRRLGPVNVDAIAQFEEVSGRLTFLNTQKEDVLSAKALLMETIEEMNDEVKERFKATFEAIRESFQVTFKQMFGGGRADLILTDQDLLHAGVEISVQPPGKKIQSLNLMSGGEKALSALALLFSIIRIKTIPFVILDEVEAALDEANVKRFGDYLNRFDKESQFIVVTHRKGTMAAADSIYGVTMQESGVSKIVSVKLKDLESM; encoded by the coding sequence ATGTTCTTAAAGGAAATTGAAATTCAGGGCTTTAAATCCTTTGCGGATAAGACCAAGGTGGTCTTTGACCGTGGCGTGACAGCTGTGGTCGGACCCAACGGCTCTGGCAAATCCAATATCACGGAGAGCCTGCGCTGGGCACTGGGGGAATCAAGTGTCAAGAGCCTTCGCGGAGGCAAGATGCCAGATGTCATCTTTGCAGGGACCGAAAATCGCAAACCGCTCAACTATGCCTCTGTCACCGTGGTGCTGGACAATCAAGACCAATTTATCAAGGATGCGGCTTCTGAGATTCGAGTGGAGCGCCACATCTATCGCAATGGGGATAGTGAGTATAAGATTGATGGGAAAAAGGTTCGTCTGCGAGATATTCATGATTTATTTATGGATACGGGCTTGGGGCGTGATAGCTTTTCCATTATTTCTCAAGGAAAAGTCGAGGAGATTTTTAACAGTAAGCCTGAGGAACGTCGTGCGATTTTTGAAGAGGCAGCCGGTGTTTTAAAATACAAGACCCGCCGTAAAGAGACGGAGGCAAAGCTCACTCAAACGCAGGATAATTTAGACCGCTTAGAAGACATCATCTATGAGTTGGATAGCCAAGTGAAGCCCTTGGAAAAGCAGGCAGAAACGGCTCAGCGATTTTTAGACCTAGATGGTCAAAGAAAGGCTCTCTATTTGGATGTCTTGATTGCACAAATCAAGGATTACAAAGAGCGTCATCAAGCCGTGGAAGAGGAATTGGTAAAGCTCCAAGAGGATTTGGCACAATACTACCAAAAGCGTGAGAATCTGGAAGAGGAAAATCAGCGGCTCAAAGCAGAGCGCCAGCAACTCCAGGCTAAGATAGCTGATGATCAGGCTAGCTTGTTAGAATTGACCCGCTTGATTAGTGATTTAAAGCGGCAGATTGAAGTGGCGGAGCTAGAGAGTAGCCAAGCTGCGACAAATCGCAAAGAATTAGAAGAGCGCTTAGCGGCCTTAGCGGAAAAAGAAGAGCATACCAAGAAAGCAAGAAGAGAAAAAGAAGAGCGCTTAGCAAGCATTCGTCAGGATTTGACAGATGTAAAAGCCAAGCTCGTTCAACTAGAAGCAGAAAAAGCGACCTTTTCAGAAAATCCTGACCAAATCATCGAGCAGTTGCGTGAGCGTTTTGTCACTCTCATGCAGGAAGAAGCAGAGGTTTCTAATAGCTTGACGGCTCTATCTAGTCAAATGGAGCATGACTTGAAAGAATCGGCGAGTAAGCAAGACGAGTGGCGGCAGCTGCAAGACAGTCTCAAAAAAGCGCAGTCAGAAGAGAAAACGGCGACAGAAGACTTGGCGACAGCGACGGATGCCCTGCAAAAACTCTTAGCTGACTATAAAGAACAGCTCCAGACCTTAGAGCAGAAAAAAGTGCTCTATCAAAAAGAGCAACAGGCGATGTTTGATCAGATGGATGCTTTGAAAGGGAAGCAAGCACGCTTGAATAGTTTAGAAGCCATCTTGAAAAATCATAGCAACTTTTACGCTGGAGTGAAAAGTGTACTCCAAGAAAAAGAGCGCTTAGGCGGTATTATTGGGGCGGTTAGTGAGCATTTGACCTTTGATAGACGCTACCAAACAGCGCTTGAGATTGCAATGGGTGCAAGCAGCCAGCATATTATCGTAGAAGACGAGCTGGGAGCGACGCGGGCGATTGATTTTCTGAAGAAAAATCGTGCTGGTCGGGCGACTTTCTTGCCTTTAACGACCATTAAACCGCGTAGCCTAGCGGAACATCAAGAGATGAAGATCCGCTCCAGTCAAGGATTTCTTGGCTTAGCGAGTGAATTGGTGAGTTTTGAGGAACGTTTATCCAGCATTTTTCAAAACCTTTTAGGAACAACTGCGATTTTTGATACGATTGAGCATGCAAAAGCAGCAGCTGCACAGGTTCACTACCAAGTGCGTATGGTGACCTTAGATGGGACAGAATTGCGGACAGGTGGTTCCTATGCAGGTGGGGCAAACAGGAATCAGCAGACCATCTTTATCAAGCCTGAAATGGATGCTTTGCAGGCGGAGATTGAGATAGCTCAAAAGCAACTAGCAGATAAAGAGCAAGCGGTGGAGAGTTTACATATTGCGCTTACGCAAGCGACTGATTTGTTAGAGACTATCAAATCAAGTGGTGAAGAAGCAAGGCTCGCAGAGCAAAAGTCGAAAATGGCTTATGAGCAAGCTCGGCAGCAGGTGGAAGAATTAACAACCTTACTTGGCTTGCGAGAAAAGGATTTGCGTCCAGATAGGGCACAAGACCTTGCTTGCGACAAGGAAAAGCTAGAGAGACGCTTGCAGGAGATTCAAACTGAAAAAACTGCTATTGAGACAAACATTCAGCAAGTAAAGACCGATAAGCATGCTGTGGAGGAACGTCTGGAAAAGCTGGAGCAAGCCTTATCAAGTGTTCGAATTGAGATAGCAGACTTGCGCAGCCAAGAGCGGTATGAAGAAGCAGATTTAGCACGATTGGATGAGGATTTAGCCAGCTATCAAGGCGATAAGGACAGTTTGACTCATGCCCTTAAAGAGCGGGAGAAAGGGAATCTCAAGATTGATATAGCTGTCTTGGCAGAGCAGTTAGAAACCGCTCAGCAAGAAGAAATAGCCATTAAGCAACGAACCATTCGCTTAGGCTTTGAACGAGAGGACTTGGAAGGTCAGCTAGAGGACTTGGGTGCACGGTTTGAGCAGATTCGTAGCCAAAATGATAGCTTCATTCGTGCCCAAGCTAAAAGCGAAGCTGAAAAGGAAAAGGTGGTTGAACAACTTCGCAGGCTTCACACGAGTTTGAACGAAGATTATGCCCAAAGTTTTGAAGAAGCAAATCAAGTCGCAAGACACTTGGACAATCTGGAAGCGGCAGTGCAAGAGGTCAAGGACTTAGAAGGTCAGATTCGCCGATTAGGTCCTGTTAATGTGGATGCGATTGCGCAGTTTGAAGAAGTGAGCGGTCGCCTCACATTCCTCAATACCCAAAAAGAAGATGTCTTGTCTGCCAAGGCGCTTTTGATGGAGACGATTGAAGAGATGAATGACGAGGTCAAAGAGCGCTTTAAAGCTACATTTGAAGCCATTCGTGAGTCCTTTCAAGTGACCTTTAAGCAGATGTTTGGCGGTGGTCGGGCAGACTTGATTTTGACAGATCAGGACTTGCTCCATGCCGGGGTAGAAATTTCCGTGCAGCCACCAGGCAAGAAAATCCAATCGCTCAATCTCATGAGTGGGGGTGAAAAAGCCTTATCTGCTTTGGCGCTACTCTTTTCCATCATTCGGATCAAGACTATTCCTTTTGTGATTTTGGATGAGGTAGAGGCAGCTTTAGATGAAGCCAATGTCAAGCGTTTTGGAGATTACCTCAATCGCTTTGACAAGGAAAGCCAGTTTATCGTGGTGACCCACCGTAAGGGAACCATGGCAGCTGCGGACTCGATTTACGGAGTGACCATGCAGGAATCAGGCGTGTCAAAAATCGTCTCTGTAAAATTGAAAGATTTAGAAAGTATGTAG
- a CDS encoding HAD family hydrolase, with the protein MDIKLVATDMDGTFLDSKGQFDLERLKDVLARFKEKDMRFAVASGRGLLSLEKLFEEVREEIIFIAENGSVVEYQGKTLYEATMPKDFYLATFEKLKECPYVDVNQLLLTGRKGCYVLETVDPTYLAFSRHYNENIQTVASLADIRDDIFKFTTNFTKETVVAGENWVNEHVTGVKAMTTGYASIDIVLEQVDKGVAIVALADALGISLEQVMAFGDNLNDYHMMQVVGNPIAPENARPEILELAKEVIGHHDAQSVMTYMEGL; encoded by the coding sequence ATGGATATAAAATTAGTCGCAACAGATATGGACGGCACCTTCTTAGACAGTAAGGGGCAGTTTGATTTGGAGCGCTTAAAAGATGTACTCGCACGCTTCAAAGAAAAAGACATGCGCTTTGCAGTTGCTAGTGGACGCGGGCTCTTGTCTTTGGAAAAACTCTTTGAAGAGGTGCGAGAGGAGATTATTTTTATTGCTGAAAATGGCAGTGTTGTGGAATATCAAGGTAAGACCTTGTATGAGGCAACCATGCCCAAGGATTTTTACCTAGCGACGTTTGAGAAGCTCAAAGAATGTCCGTATGTGGATGTGAACCAGCTCTTATTAACAGGTAGAAAAGGCTGCTATGTCCTAGAGACGGTTGATCCGACCTATCTAGCTTTTAGCAGACATTACAATGAAAATATTCAGACTGTGGCAAGTTTGGCAGATATTCGTGACGATATTTTCAAATTCACCACGAATTTTACCAAAGAGACGGTAGTAGCTGGGGAAAACTGGGTCAATGAGCATGTGACAGGTGTCAAGGCGATGACGACAGGCTATGCTTCGATTGATATTGTCCTTGAACAGGTGGATAAGGGGGTAGCGATTGTGGCGCTGGCTGATGCGCTAGGCATTTCCTTAGAGCAGGTGATGGCTTTTGGGGATAACCTCAATGATTACCACATGATGCAGGTTGTGGGCAATCCCATTGCCCCTGAAAATGCACGACCAGAGATTTTAGAGCTGGCAAAAGAAGTGATTGGGCACCACGATGCCCAGTCGGTCATGACGTATATGGAGGGATTATGA
- a CDS encoding Cof-type HAD-IIB family hydrolase produces the protein MADIRLIALDLDGTLLNSEKKISERNLAALRAAREKGVKIVLTTGRPLKAMEFFLTELGLADQEDEYTITFNGGLVQRNTGEILDKTVFSYDDVARIFEETDKLGLPLDAISDGTVYQIKADQESLYGTCNPTLNFESVDFSDLSSQQTYNKCVTAYTPEILDAGIEKISKDLFDKYEIFKSRDILLEWSPKNVHKANGLEKLIAHLGLERTQVMACGDEANDLSMIEWAGLGVAMGNAVEEVRAVAKVTTPMTNDQDAVAWAIEEYVLKEV, from the coding sequence ATGGCAGATATTCGATTGATTGCCTTGGATTTAGATGGTACCTTGCTCAATTCAGAGAAAAAGATTTCTGAGCGAAATCTCGCTGCGCTAAGAGCAGCACGAGAAAAAGGTGTGAAGATTGTACTGACAACAGGGCGTCCGCTCAAGGCGATGGAATTTTTCTTGACAGAGTTGGGCTTGGCTGATCAAGAAGATGAGTACACAATCACCTTTAATGGTGGTTTGGTGCAGAGAAATACTGGAGAAATCTTGGATAAGACCGTCTTTTCTTATGATGATGTGGCACGCATTTTTGAAGAGACAGATAAACTAGGTCTGCCTTTAGATGCTATCTCAGACGGTACTGTTTATCAAATCAAGGCTGACCAAGAGTCGCTTTACGGGACTTGCAACCCAACTTTGAATTTTGAATCTGTTGATTTTTCCGACCTTTCAAGTCAACAAACCTATAACAAGTGTGTGACGGCATATACGCCAGAGATTCTTGACGCAGGGATTGAAAAGATTTCGAAAGACTTGTTTGACAAATACGAGATTTTCAAATCACGGGATATTCTCTTAGAATGGTCGCCAAAGAATGTCCATAAGGCAAATGGCTTGGAGAAGTTGATTGCTCATCTAGGACTTGAACGAACTCAAGTCATGGCTTGCGGTGATGAGGCAAATGATTTGTCCATGATTGAGTGGGCAGGGCTAGGTGTTGCCATGGGAAATGCCGTAGAAGAAGTCAGGGCAGTAGCCAAAGTAACAACCCCTATGACCAATGACCAAGATGCCGTGGCTTGGGCGATTGAAGAGTATGTACTAAAGGAGGTGTAG